One window of Cardiocondyla obscurior isolate alpha-2009 linkage group LG20, Cobs3.1, whole genome shotgun sequence genomic DNA carries:
- the LOC139110411 gene encoding uncharacterized protein yields the protein MMRNVKAKNARTCLGHFSDEGGFFDVVVRPMLQQGHEGELCSWLKEMSLICTVWNCPHLDCNGRSLVWSPARIVDKYIWSCPDCSRKQSIREKSFFFGIKCDLKMCLQLILGWCQKIPHDHTASYLDVKKHVVRKIYERCDEVSAIYVKKHPEEWLLGGEGAILIVDEFPGGYMTEYQPDVNSTKRRNNNSHTIICVIEANTIPPRIWLHMIEAIPEPKIDKLQAGVDKSNMVKEALKEIVKHTVPGSYIVANERAYCCSYEVLQNLRQYQIISVEQLQKFDPPGKNKLLDNLETIWQSAVEVCEEVQEATHTLGQHIIARHLWTQKFGTSPSTAFQDMLNHIAEYYRFF from the exons ATGATGAGAAACGTAAAAGCCAAAAATGCCAG AACATGCTTGGGACATTTTAGCGACGAAGGTGGCTTTTTTGACGTTGTCGTGCGACCGATGTTACAACAAGGACATGAAGGGGAATTATGCAGCTGGCTGAAAGAAATGAGTTTAATCTGTACAGTTTGGAATTGTCCTCATTTGGATTGCAATGGGCGTAGTTTGGTATGGAGTCCTGCTAGGATAGTAGACAAATATATTTGGTCTTGTCCCGACTGTTCGAGAAAACAATCCATAAGGGAaaagtctttcttttttggaataaaatgtgaTTTGAAAATGTGCCTTCAACTGATATTAGGATGGTGTCAAAAAATTCCTCATGATCATACTGCTTCTTATTTAG atgtaaaaaaacatgttGTTAGGAAAATATATGAACGATGTGATGAGGTTTCAgcaatttatgttaaaaaacaTCCAGAAGAATGGCTATTAGGTGGAGAAGGTGCAATATTAATTGTGGATGAGTTTCCTGGTGGTTATATGACAGAATATCAGCCAGATGTAAATTCTACCAAAAGACGCAATAATAATTCGCATACAATAATATGTGTTATAGAGGCAAATACTATACCACCTCGCATATGGCTACATATGATTGAAGCTATACCAGAG cCAAAAATTGACAAATTACAAGCAGGAGTTGATAAGAGTAACATGGTGAAAGAAGCTTTGAAAGAGATTGTGAAGCATACAGTACCGGGAAGTTACATTGTGGCAAATGAACGCGCTTATTGCTGCAGTTATGAAGTTTTACAGAATTTAAGACAATACCAAATTATTAGCGTTGAACAATTACAGAAATTTGATCCACCTGGCAAAAATAAACTTCTTGACAATCtcg aaacgatTTGGCAAAGTGCTGTCGAAGTTTGTGAGGAAGTTCAAGAAGCTACGCATACATTAGGTCAACATATCATTGCTAGACACTTATGGACACAGAAATTTGGTACATCACCTTCCACTGCATTTCAAGATATGCTTAATCATATTGCAGAGTATTATCGATTTTTCTAA
- the Ypel gene encoding protein yippee-like 1: protein MVKTFQAYLPSCHRTYSCIHCRAHLANHDELISKSFQGSQGRAYLFNSVVNVGCGPAEERVLLTGLHAVADIYCECCKTTLGWKYEHAFESSQKYKEGKFIIELAHMIKENGWE, encoded by the exons ATGGTGAAAACTTTTCAAGCGTACCTACCTTCCTGTCACCGCACTTACTCGTGCATTCACTGCCGTGCTCATCTCGCAAATCACGACGAACTCATCTCTAAG tCCTTCCAGGGCAGTCAAGGTCGTGCCtatctttttaattctgt GGTGAACGTAGGTTGCGGTCCCGCGGAGGAGCGAGTTCTGTTAACTGGGCTGCACGCTGTCGCTGATATCTATTGCGAGTGCTGCAAAACCACGTTAGGGTGGAAATAT GAGCATGCGTTCGAGTCAAGTCAAAAATATAAGGAAGGGAAATTTATAATCGAACTTGCCCACATGATCAAGGAGAATGGATGGGAATGA